A part of Macaca mulatta isolate MMU2019108-1 chromosome 12, T2T-MMU8v2.0, whole genome shotgun sequence genomic DNA contains:
- the RBM43 gene encoding RNA-binding protein 43: MASVLNVKESKAPERTAVVAGLPVGLFSDQLLALLVKSHFQDIKNEGGDVEDVIYPTRTKGVAYVIFKEKKVAENVIRQKKHRLARKARHAELTVSHFSDKIFSSVNAILDLSVFGKEVTLETLVKDLKKKIPSLNFSPLKPNGRISVEGSFLAVKRLKESLLVRACSLLEKDRNFTSEGRKWNRQNPQRSLQRSNNPLASVRTLVPETARSGEMLVLDTDVFLYLHHKCRSYESTLKKFCILSQEKVDGEITTICLKNIQVGSQPNNAKHVKELIEEWSHALYLKLRKETFILEGKEKKEKRMINWACEQLSSRYPEVLINFYRTHVDIIGSSSDTYLFKKGVMKLIGQKVS; this comes from the exons GCATCAGTTTTGAATGTCAAGGAATCCAAAGCTCCTGAAAGAACGGCTGTAGTTGCTGGTCTTCCAGTTGGCCTTTTTAGTGATCAATTATTGGCCCTATTAGTAAAGAGCCACTTCCAAGACATTAAGAATGAGGGTGGAGATGTTGAAGACGTGATATATCCGACAAGAACCAAGGGAGTTGCATATgtaatattcaaagaaaaaaaag TTGCAGAGAATGTCATCAGACAAAAGAAACACCGGCTAGCAAGGAAGGCTAGACATGCTGAACTCACAGTCTCTCATTTTAGTGACAAG atcttCAGCTCTGTAAATGCCATCCTTGATCTTTCTGTTTTTGGGAAAGAAGTTACTCTAGAAACTCTGGTAAaggacctgaaaaaaaaaatcccgagTTTAAACTTCAGTCCTTTGAAACCCAATGGAAGAATCTCCGTGGAAGGATCATTTCTGGCTGTCAAGAGGCTCAAAGAATCTTTGCTAGTAAGAGCATGTTCTCTCctagaaaaagacagaaattttacCAGTGAGGGAAGAAAGTGGAATAGACAAAATCCCCAAAGGAGTCTACAGAGAAGTAATAACCCTTTGGCATCAGTCAGGACTTTAGTACCTGAGACTGCTAGAAGTGGAGAAATGCTTGTGCTTGACACAGATGTTTTTCTTTACCTGCACCACAAGTGTAGATCTTACGAAAGCACACTGAAAAAATTCTGCATTCTGAGTCAGGAGAAAGTGGATGGTGAAATCACCACAATTTGTCTAAAAAACATTCAAGTTGGTTCTCAGCCAAACAATGCAAAACATGTAAAAGAGCTCATTGAGGAATGGTCACATGCTCTTTACTTAAAGCTtagaaaagagacatttattttggaaggaaaggaaaagaaagagaaaagaatgatcaACTGGGCATGTGAACAATTAAGTTCGAGATACCCTGAAGTCCTGATTAACTTTTATAGGACACACGTTGACATTATAGGATCTTCTTCTGACACTTACCTGTTTAAAAAAGGAGTCATGAAATTAATAGGGCAAAAGGTTAGTTAA